Part of the Cryptococcus neoformans var. grubii H99 chromosome 2, complete sequence genome is shown below.
CGAAGAGCTGCTGCTTCAACCCTTGGCCCTGCTCGCTGTTGAGGAACTTCTTCGCGTTGTCAATTTGCTGCTTGATGTCAGCTTTCAGATGTGCCATAGCCATAGATGAGCTCACTCCTTCCATGATATGCTGTTCTTATTCTggctggaaaagaagagtaGTTGCAAACATCCAAAGGAAAGGGCCACGACGTGCGATGATGGTGCGGAGGGAAGACCACATGACGTCAACGATTTGATGCCATCCCGGTAATTACAGCCGGAGTTAGCCGATTAAAGGCTTTTCATTATTTAGATGCAGCTGCGATAATAAAAGGAAGTCGAGTCCGTCATGCCAGCCATCTCGCTCATCATGAACGACGAAGCACCGTCCTACAACAATAATAGAGCGTCACCCTATCTTATTCCGCTAATAACTGATTGTAGTAGACTTTGTGCTCCGACACTGACAGTCAGCGAGACAGTCATACACATGAATAGCTCAGCAACTCTAAACCTATGATTGACTCGGATCCCTACATTCTTCGGGCCTTCACACccatatcttcttctcccataGCAGGAGAACGAGATATATTCGGTTTTTCTATCTTCATATACATCAAGATCTTCCCAGTGATGACGACGTGGAGCAAACTCTCGAGTTGGAACAAATTTTCTTCCGTagggcggaagaagagagctgAGGAGACGGCAATCTGGCTTGAGAAAAGCGACACAGTGAGAGATAAGTATCCTGTCAAAACTTGCCATATCAGCTTCACTTGTAATTTCTGCCCTAACCGATGAGGATAGTACTTAATGTGGAGAGCACAAAGATTACGGTTGTCTCACGTAAATCAGATCACcatgtcttctttcctcttcatcgtcatttttttttcttcttgtatTTTTCATTGCTTCCGACGCAGTCTCCTCCATGCAGACCCCTATCCTAAACTCACTCCAAGTCCTATTGGCATCCGGCCAAATCCCCGCTAACCCCAGTCCCCGACTGTGTAATCGTGAACATTAGCGAAATGTGACAGATTTGGACAAAAGGGGCTCTGCCATCTTACCCTACACCGGCTCATACAACTATTATCTACTTATAGAGTGTCGGCGGCTTTTTTCTTTAAGCCGAAGCTTGATTGCGAAGTGAAGCTTCCGAAAGcagcagaaagaagggccaaggagaaggagaggcagACAACCAGGTGGACAAGGTCATTTATGGTGACCTTTACTGAACAAGGCTGGGGATAGTTTCAAATACTGATGTTTCGTGGTCCAATATCTTTCACTGCCGTCAAATTTATCGCATAAAAAGGGACTCAAATGTATACATTTAAGTTGCTACATCAATGATTTATTGATCCCCGCACTGAAAGGAGGTTAACATGATTTATATCTGCATACTATTGACCATTGATATATACTCGATTGTTTACTATATTACTGTTACAATTGCAACCATGGAATGCAAGACACCAGAACAAAGAGACAAATGACATATAAAGGACACATCTATGAGAAACAAGCCAGATCCCGAAAAGCACAAGAAAAAGAACCGGTTCACAAATAGCAAGGGCCTCTCTTCCCATATCAAAACATAAACAACATTCCTCTCAAAAGTCCCACCTCAACATCTCCCATGGGCTCAAATATCCCCACATAGTCTAAACGTAGGCCACTTCCTATCTCTCTTCGTCACTGTCTAAATGGGCGTACCCTGGGCCATTTCCTTCCGCCTCTGGCTCGGTCACTTCTGTAATGCATGAATGTGATCTGTGCATTCCCGCTCGAGATGTCGGggcagaagaggctgaTAGAGTTGATGGACGCGGTGCGGTACCCGAGTTTGAGAGAGTAGTCCCAAGATCACTTTCGGAAAGTACCACGTCCGTGGAAGCCGTGGCTGCAGATGGAGCAACACGGTCATTTGGGTCATCGGGAGTAAGAGTTGGCATGTCGGCACTTAAATGGAGTAACCCAACCGGTGCATCCGCCTGTGTTATCGGTCCACAACCATCCAACAGATCAGCCTCACCAGCATTTTGCCCCGATGCACCAGGACTAGCAAGCGTCGTTATCGGGGCCGCAGGCGTTGATATTGTCGGACTTAGACCACTGGAATGAGCAGGAACAGATGTTTTGTTCTGGGGCTGGGTATGGCTCGTAGTCAAGGGGCTGATTGAGGGAATTGGACTAGGTACGGCGGAACTACCCGCCGAGTTGGAAGCCGAaacagaagcagaagggGTAACCAAAGCCGGTGAAGGATTTAAAGTCTGTATACTACCAGAATTGTCCCTTGTTCTCCCAAATGTGTTTTTGAAATCGCCACTTCCGTGTCCTTTTGATGATGCCGCTGAGTTGGCTCTCGCGCGGACATTACTGAACTTGGAAAGTAGTTTAGAAGCACCTGATTGCTTGTCATTCTTGTCGGATTGCCCCGATAATCGACGGGGAGACTcagtggatgatgatgtagaTGGGACTGTCGCAGCGAACGCCGCTCCTGTGCTAGGCCCAGGAGGTGGGCCAGGGCTCTGTACAGCGGTACTGGCATTGGCAGCAGTGCCAGAAGGAGGGGTGGAAGGAGCAACACCGGAAGTGGTAGAGTTATTGTGACAGTCATTAGCTTGCCTTCGCTGATGTTCTTCATGATCGAGGAGAGAGAGTCGCATGGCCTCCATAATCATCAGCTACTGATTGTCAGCATCTTCTCAGAAACCGGCAAAGGAATGACTTGCCTCTTCtatctccctttccctaTTGGATCCACGTCGCCTTGACAATCTACGGGGGTTAGACCCGCTCTCATCGGCTCCACTCTGAGCACCATTCTGGATCTGAGGCACAGACATGCTGAAATCAGCAGTACCAGGCGCCCGTGACGAAGTATACCCAATCGGAACAAGTCTGTCACCGACTTGACGCATGATAATTCTCCTTGACGCCCGTCTAGCCGCTGCGGCTTTAACACTGTTCAACTTCTGTTCCCAATCAGGTCTAATCTCGTCAATGGTCACAACTTCCTTAGCCTTAGAGCTAacgctcttcctcctaaTAGTCTCTTTTTGGATGGGGTTCATGCCCGGCCCAACGGCTAGTTCGGCATCAGAACCCACGCTGAACGCCTGACCGAAGCTTGAGGTGCCTGCTACGGCCGGCGAAGTAGCTAAAGCAGTACTGGATAGACTTGACATGGGGGTAGGAGGTCGCTCATAAATGACTCCAAAATCGGTCTCTACGCAGAACGGACAGCAAGCAGGTTCAGACTCGAGATGCGTTATTGTGGGCTCGGAACGTTTGATCTGAACAAAACATTCCGTGCAAACAGGTTGTTGACAGCACCGGGAAGTGTTAATATTGGGAGGGTAGCTCTGTAACCAAGAATCAGCAAACAGAAAAAATAGGGGTAAAATTGCACTCACAAGGAAACAAATAGGACATTCTACAGCGTTGAGATAAGCTCTtcgctctctcctctccctttcgtccttttctccttctctcctcaaTTCTTTGCTCTTGTGAATTCCAATTTTCTTGGTCACGTTTCCGATACTGGAACcgccttctctctcttctttcgacCGCTCGGTATAGCTATTCGCTACACCTTCGGCATAGTCTTTCTCTCTCGTTTCCGTCAGTATACGGCCGATGTCCTCTTCTGTCCAATCTTCCTCAAAATCTTCCAATCCGCGATAGAAGGGGGCCAGTTTTCCGTCTAGGATTAGTCTAGTGACAACAGATTTGGAGTAGTCGTGTG
Proteins encoded:
- a CDS encoding zf-C3HC4 type zinc finger protein — its product is MGNAPSSHAIPPPSSSTNTASISERERASSSAQPVNTSTAGRIQRPSVSFHSGLTPPTSPPSPPPPSTPPLLPYAGHLSPQNPHCLTHPQAHDYSKSVVTRLILDGKLAPFYRGLEDFEEDWTEEDIGRILTETREKDYAEGVANSYTERSKEEREGGSSIGNVTKKIGIHKSKELRREGEKDERERRERRAYLNAVECPICFLSYPPNINTSRCCQQPVCTECFVQIKRSEPTITHLESEPACCPFCVETDFGVIYERPPTPMSSLSSTALATSPAVAGTSSFGQAFSVGSDAELAVGPGMNPIQKETIRRKSVSSKAKEVVTIDEIRPDWEQKLNSVKAAAARRASRRIIMRQVGDRLVPIGYTSSRAPGTADFSMSVPQIQNGAQSGADESGSNPRRLSRRRGSNREREIEELMIMEAMRLSLLDHEEHQRRQANDCHNNSTTSGVAPSTPPSGTAANASTAVQSPGPPPGPSTGAAFAATVPSTSSSTESPRRLSGQSDKNDKQSGASKLLSKFSNVRARANSAASSKGHGSGDFKNTFGRTRDNSGSIQTLNPSPALVTPSASVSASNSAGSSAVPSPIPSISPLTTSHTQPQNKTSVPAHSSGLSPTISTPAAPITTLASPGASGQNAGEADLLDGCGPITQADAPVGLLHLSADMPTLTPDDPNDRVAPSAATASTDVVLSESDLGTTLSNSGTAPRPSTLSASSAPTSRAGMHRSHSCITEVTEPEAEGNGPGYAHLDSDEER